In the genome of Bombus affinis isolate iyBomAffi1 chromosome 7, iyBomAffi1.2, whole genome shotgun sequence, one region contains:
- the LOC126918172 gene encoding uncharacterized protein LOC126918172, translating into MFDTEKFIGEIEKRPAIYDVNRSEYNDRNAKMTAWDEVCQVMVPNWARLTDEERNVEEKNLRGKWRNIRDYFMKELKLQKSQKVGPVGRKRKKYMYFDQLLFLMPTVENKRNAGTTLSNCKSEESEGEIDNPVIEEYDVPLAHAAPSITTGREYLQPGASYKMCPRYPKQLCETSFASFDNEIHDILSSHSSQRVAYDEDDYDKMFLLSLLPIIRQVPEEKKLDVRIQMQQVLALALRPPDSMQ; encoded by the exons ATGTTCGATACTGAGAAATTTATCGGAGAAATCGAGAAACGACCGGCGATTTATGATGTGAATCGTAGCGAGTACAACGACCGTAATGCCAAGATGACCGCGTGGGACGAGGTCTGCCAGGTGATGGTACCGAATTGGGCGCGCTTGACGGACGAGGAGAGAAACGTAGAAG AGAAAAATTTACGTGGAAAATGGAGAAATATTCGTGACTATTTTATGAAAGAATTGAAGCTTCAGAAATCACAGAAAGTAGGGCCGGTTGGTCGGAAACGAAAGAAATACATGTATTTCGATCAACTGTTATTTCTAATGCCAACGGTGGAGAATAAACG AAATGCCGGTACTACATTAAGTAATTGCAAATCTGAGGAGAGCGAGGGTGAAATTGACAATCCGGTGATCGAAGAATACGACGTACCATTGGCCCATGCTGCTCCCTCCATTACCACTGGCAGGGAATACCTTCAGCCGGGCGCATCCTATAAAATGTGCCCCCGTTATCCGAAGCAGCTTTGTGAGACGTCGTTCGCGTCCTTCGATAATGAAATTCACGATATCCTGTCGTCACACAGCAGCCAACGAGTTGCATACGACGAGGATGACTACGACAAAATGTTTCTACTCTCGTTATTGCCGATCATTCGACAAGTACCGGAAGAGAAGAAGCTCGATGTCCGGATACAGATGCAACAAGTCTTGGCCCTGGCACTTCGTCCTCCGGATAGTATGCAATGA
- the LOC126919015 gene encoding sodium/calcium exchanger regulatory protein 1 isoform X1 produces MLSSVFGKQYKLQSSENFDDFMKALGVGIMTRKMGSSVSPVIELTENNGVYTLKTTSAFKNSEIKFKLGEEFDEETADGRKVKCVCTLDGNKLIQVQKGEKETTIEREFTPTEMKAIMKVDDIVCTRVYKVQE; encoded by the exons ATGCTTTCATCCGTTTTCGGAAAACAATACAAACTCCAATCGAGTGAAAATTTTGATGACTTCATGAAAGCCTTGG gtgTAGGTATAATGACACGTAAAATGGGAAGCAGCGTGAGTCCCGTGATTGAACTAACAGAGAACAATGGAGTGTATACGTTGAAAACGACTAGCGCATTCAAGAACTCTGAAATAAAATTCAAGCTTGGTGAAGAATTTGATGAAGAAACAGCAGACGGAAGAAAAGTGAAGTGTGTCTGCACTTTAGATGGAAATAAACTTATTCAAGTACAAAAAGGAGAAAAGGAAACCACTATTGAAAGAGAATTCACGCCGACAGAAATGAAAGCG ATCATGAAAGTTGATGATATCGTATGTACAAGAGTATACAAGGTTCAAGAATAA
- the LOC126919015 gene encoding sodium/calcium exchanger regulatory protein 1 isoform X2 encodes MPEFLGKKYKLFSSENFDDFMKALGVGIMTRKMGSSVSPVIELTENNGVYTLKTTSAFKNSEIKFKLGEEFDEETADGRKVKCVCTLDGNKLIQVQKGEKETTIEREFTPTEMKAIMKVDDIVCTRVYKVQE; translated from the exons ATGCCGGAGTTCCTTGGAAAAAAATACAAGCTGTTCAGCAGCGAGAATTTCGACGATTTCATGAAGGCGCTCG gtgTAGGTATAATGACACGTAAAATGGGAAGCAGCGTGAGTCCCGTGATTGAACTAACAGAGAACAATGGAGTGTATACGTTGAAAACGACTAGCGCATTCAAGAACTCTGAAATAAAATTCAAGCTTGGTGAAGAATTTGATGAAGAAACAGCAGACGGAAGAAAAGTGAAGTGTGTCTGCACTTTAGATGGAAATAAACTTATTCAAGTACAAAAAGGAGAAAAGGAAACCACTATTGAAAGAGAATTCACGCCGACAGAAATGAAAGCG ATCATGAAAGTTGATGATATCGTATGTACAAGAGTATACAAGGTTCAAGAATAA